In Rhizobium sp. CIAT894, the genomic window GCGTCTTCCCGTCCATGCAGGACGCGCACCACATGAAGCTCGTCGTCTCGGACGACGAAATAGATGCAACGATTCTTGTAAACAATTGCTCTGAGATCAGGGCTCAGCCAACTGCGATTGACGCCTGTAAAACCAGACTGCGCAATCTGCTCGATCTTTTGGCTGATCTGGTCGAGGAGGCGCTTGGCGGCGATGGGATCGTCGCTTGCTATATAGCGGAACATCGATGTCAGATCGTCAATGGCCTTGCGGGAGAAGGTGAGGCGCCGGGGTTTAATTATCGGTCTCCGCAGCTTCTCGCAGAATAAACGCCGTCAGCTCCTCGGCACTGTCGAAAGAGACCACCCGACCCATATCGATATCGTCCTGGCCCTCTTTGATGAGCGCCCGAAGTTTCGCAATCTTCGTTTCGCGTTCGCGCAGAAGCTCAAGACCGGCCTGAACGACGTCATCGGCATTGTCATAATATCCAGCCTTGATCTGTTGTTCGACAAAGGCTTCTTCGGCGGCGTTGAGACGAATTGTCGTCATGGCGGTCTCCTTTGCCGAATATATAACAATCTGCCGAGGACATTCCTACTCCTCGTCGGCGACATAGCGCCGTTCGTGGCGCAGCCCCATGCTGGTCAGGATCTCGTATCCGATCGTGCCCGCCGCCCGCGCCACGTCGTCAAGCGCCACGTTCTTTCCGAACAGCTCGACATAGTCGCCGGCGCGCAGGGCGTTCTCGGGCAGATCGGTGACGTCGAAGATCGTCAGGTCCATGGTGATCCGGCCGGCGACCGGCACCTTGTGTCCGGCGATGAAACCTTCCCCGCCTTGCGGTACCACCTGGCGCAGCGGCACGCCGCCGCTCGACTGGCTGCGCATGTAGCCGTCGGCATAACCGACCGAAACGATCGCCAGCCGGCTGTCGCGGCGAAGCTGCAGCGCCCGTCCATAACTGACGGTCTCGCCGGCCTCGACGTTGCGCACCTGGATGATACGGGCTTGTGCGGTTGCAACCGGCCGCATCGGGTTTGCCATGCCGCAGACCGCTTCGCCGCCATAAAGCGCAATGCCCGGGCGCGTCAGGTCGAAGTGATAGTCCTCTCCGAGGAAGATGCCGGCCGAAGCGGCAAGACTTGAATCGATGCCTTCATAGGCGGCGCTAACCCTGCGGAATGATTCGAGTTGCCGCCTGTTCATCGCATGGCTGGGCTCGTCGCCGCAGGCAAGATGGCTCATGACGAGCACCGGCGCGAAACTCGCCGGCCGCGAGACGTCGTCGGCGAGCGCGATCGCATCGTCCATGTGCAGTCCCAGCCGATTGAAGCCGGTATCGACATGCAGCGCGCAGGGGTAGTCGCCGTAATCGGCAAGCACGGCCATCCAGAAGGCGAGCTGCTCGTCGGAGGAAATCACCGGCACCAGATCATTGTCGAAGAAGCGCCGCTCGGTGCCCGGCCATATGCCTGACAGCACGAAGATGCGGGCGTCCGGCGCATAGAGGCGAAGTGTCACGCCCTCGTCGACGGTCGCAACGAAGAAGTCGCGGGCGCCTGCCATATAGAGCGCTTCGCCGGCATCCTCGATGCCCATGCCATAGGCATCCGCCTTGACGACGGCGGCAGCACGCGCCGCACCGGAGCGGCGCGCCATGTCGCGCCAGTTTTCCGTCAGGGCCGCCAGGTCGACGGTCAGCCGCAGGCCTGCGGATGCAAAAAGATCGTCGTCTTCGAAGGGAATAGGAAAATCTGTCATGAATCGCCGTGAAATAGTGGAAGGAAACCGCTTGGGACCAGTCTAGAGAGCATTGCGGTTAAGGGAAAGCGCAGGCAGCCACATACCACCCTTTGCTTCTTGCACGATCACTTTTGTTCAAGACGCATGCTGGCTTCGGCGTTAATCTTATCGGATGCACAACGTATCGCAGAAAGAGGCGGCAGACGCCATGCCGCTTGCCAACGTGGAAACGGCCCGCTTCTGGCGGGATGGCCGCTTCCGCGATATGGAGTGTCTGAGCGCCACTTTCCTGACGCACGAATACGCGCCGCACGCGCACGATACGTTCAGCATCGGCGCGATCGAAAGCGGCACCCAGATCGCTACTCTCAGCGGCAGGAAAGAGGAAACCGGCCCGGGTGATTTTTATCTCATCGATCCCGGCGTCGTTCATGATGGCACGCCCGGCGGCGAAGGCTATCGCTATCGCATGATCTATCCGGATACGAAGCTGTTCGTCGATATTCTGGAGGATGTCACGGGCAAGGCCTTCCACGCGACGCCGTCTTTCTCCAGTGCGCTGCCGCGCGATCCGCAACTTGCCAATGCGTTTCATGCCGCCCACCGCACGCTCGAAAGGGGAGCAGGCGCGCTGGAGGCCGATGAAAGCATGTTCTCGGTGCTGGCGGCCATCTTTGCGCGCCACGGCAGCACGATCGTCGTGCCTGTCGATACGCAGGAACGAAGCGCGGTCGCCCGCGCCCGCGAATATCTCATCGAGAATTTCGACAGCGATGTCGGCCTCGAGGAACTGGCCGGCGTGGCGGGATTGAGCCGCGCTCACCTCATCCGCGCCTTCCGCAAAGAATATCACATCACCCCGCACGCTTTTCTGACGGATCGGCGCGTGCAGGTGGCCCGCCGCCTGCTGCGGCAGGGGCGCATGCCGGCCGACATCGCGCTTGAATGCGGTTTTGCCGATCAGGCGCATTTCACCCGGCACTTCAAGGCGCGGACGGGCGTAACCCCCGGCCAATTCCGCACCGGCTGATCACTTTCGTTCAATACAGCCATGGCGGGCTGGGCTAACCCTCCGCGATCTTGATCAGGAGGTTGCCATGTTGCAGCACAGCCGGCCATCCGGTGAATTTCTTATCGGCGAATTTCTTGCCGGAATGCGCGTCATCTTTCCGCTTGTCGTCGCTGTCTTGCCGATCGGCCTCGTCTTCGGCGCGGTCGCGGCCACCAAGGGCATTTCGCCGCTGGAAACGACGCTGATGAGCGCACTTGTCTTTGCGGGCGGCTCGCAATTCGTGGCGATGGACATCTGGACGCATCCGGCAAGCTGGATCGGTATTGGCTTCGCCGCCCTGCTGGTCAATATCCGCCACGTGCTGATGAGCGCATCAATCGGTTCGAAAATGCAGTCCTTCCCTGGCATCAAACGCTATATCGCCATGCTCTTCCTCGCCGACGAGCTCTGGGCCATGGCGGAATTCCGCGCCGGGAGCACCCGGCTGACACCCGCCTGGTATGCCGGCATCGTCGCGCCCTTCTACCTCACCTGGGTCGGCGCGTCGCTGACGGGCGCTCTGCTCGGCGCCTTTCTCGGCAATCCTGCCGTCATCGGCCTTGATTTCACCTTTCCGGCGGTTTTCGTCGTGCTCGTCACGGGCTTCTGGAAGGGCCCGGAAACCGGCGCCGTCCTCGCGGCAAGCGGTGCTGCCTCCGTTGCGGTTCATCACTTCGTGCCCGGGGTCTGGTATATAGCCGCCGGTGCGCTGGCTGGGCTGGCAATGGCCCTCTGGCAGGGCAGGGCGCGGGAGCAAGCGGCATGACGCTTGACCTCAACACCCTTATCGCCATCCTCGCGATGGCTGCCGCAACGGTCTTCACCCGCGTTAGCGGCCTCGTGTTGATCCGTTACATAGAGATGGACGAGCGGCGGAGAATGGCGATCGAAGCCATTCCGCCGGCCGTGCTGATGGCCGTCATCGCCCCGACCGCCTTTGCGGTAGGTTGGGCGGAGACGCTGGCCTGCGCGGTAACCGCCATCGCTGCACGCCGTTTGCCGATGCTTGCAAGCGTCGTGGTTGGCGTGACTACGGTCGCTCTGTTGCGGGCCGTTGGGCTCTAAGGGAAATCGACGCGGGAAACCGCGTCAATGTTCCTCGTAATGGGTGAAGGAGGGATCGGCGAGATCGGCGAAGCGGGTGAATTCCGACTGGAAGGCGAGCTTTACCGTGCCTGTCGGCCCATGGCGCTGCTTGGCGATGATGACGTCGGCCGTGCCCTTCACCTTGTCGAACAGCGCTTCCCATTCCGGATATTTCGGATCCTGGATGTCGCGCGGCTCCGAATTTTTGACGTAGTATTCCTCACGGAACACGAAGAGCACGACGTCGGCGTCCTGCTCGATCGAGCCGGATTCGCGGAGGTCGGAAAGCTGCGGCCGCTTGTCGTCGCGGCTTTCGACCTGGCGCGAAAGCTGCGAGAGCGCGATGATCGGAACGTTGAGCTCCTTGCCGAGCGCCTTGAGGCCCGTGGTGATCTGGGTAATTTCCTGCACGCGGTTGTCGCTTGACTTGCCCGAGCCGGTCATCAGCTGGATGTAGTCGACCACAAGCACGTCGAGGCCGCGCTGACGCTTGAGACGGCGTGCGCGCGCCGAAAGCTGAGCGATCGAGATACCGCCGGTCTGGTCGATATAGAGCGGCACCTTCTGCATCATCATCGAGCAGGCGACCAGCTTCTCGAAATCGGCATCGTTGATGTCGCCGCGGCGGATCTTCGAGGAGGAGACTTCCGTCTGCTCGGAGATGATACGCGTGGCGAGCTGTTCCGACGACATTTCGAGCGAATAGAAGCCGACGACGCCGCCGTTTTTGGCTTTCATGCTGCCGTCCGGCTGCACCTCGCCTTCGTAGGCGGCGGCGATATTGTAGGCGATGTTTGTGGCAAGCGAGGTCTTGCCCATGCCGGGGCGTCCGGCCAGCACGATCAAGTCCGAACGCTGCAGGCCGCCCATCTTGGAATCCAGCGAATGGATGCCGGTGGAAATGCCGGAAAGCCCGCCGTCACGCTCCTTGGCGACGGCCGCCATGTCGATCGCCAGCGCCACCGCATCGTTGAAGGCCTGGAAGCCGCCGTCGTAGCGGCCGTTTTCCGCCAGTTCGAAAAGGCGGCGCTCGGTATCCTCGATCTGTGACTGCGGCGGCATGTCGAGCGGCGCATCATAGGCGATGTTGACGACGTCTTCGCCGATGGTGATCAGCGCCCGGCGCAGCGCAAGGTCATAGATCGCCCGGCCGTAATCCTCGGCATTGATGACCGTGACGGCATTGCTGACGAGGCTTGCCAGATATTGCGAAACCGTCATGTCGCCGACCTTCTCGTCGGCCTTCAGGAAGGTCTTGATCGTCACCGGATTGGCGATCTTGCCCATGCGGATGATATCGCCGGCAACCTCGAAAATCTTCCGGTGCAGCGGCTCATAGAGATGGATCGGCTTGAGGAAGTCGGACACACGGTAATAGGCGTCGTTGTTCATCAGGATCGCACCCAGAAGCGCCTGCTCGGCTTCGATATTGTTGGGTGCTTCGCGATAATGCTGCTCCGACGGAGCAACGGCTGCAATCTTTCGAGCGGCGTCGTTCATCATCATCCGTTCTGTCTTTTTCCAGTTCCGGATTTGCAATTCCGGACGCGAAAATCAAGAGGCTGCGAAAGGAGCGGGGGCTCGCTTCGGTTAAATCCTGAACGCTGTGCACGTTGTTCGACTTCTCCACAGTCCTGGGCGACACAGTGGAGAAATACTGGCAGTGTCACCCGCACGACACGGTATGGCGCCGACTCAGCCCATCCCTTTCGGAGAACACTATTTTACCGCGACGCGACAAAGCTCGCAGCAAAAACATCCGGAAAATCCCCAACGAAAAAGCCCGGCACGATGGCCGGGCTTCCCTCACGCGGATCGCTCCGACGAGAATTATGCTTCGTCTTCGTCGATGCCGTCGGCTTCCGGATCGAAGAAATCCTCGGGACGCAGTGCGTCTTCGTCGACACCGTAGATCGCGTCGACCGAGGTCAGCTCTTCGCCCTTTGCCTGGCGCTCTGCCTCTTCGGCGGAGCGGGCAACGTTGAGCTCGACGTGGATTTCGACTTCGGCATGCAGCTGCAGCTCGACCTTGTGCAGGCCGATCGCCTTGATCGGCGTGTTCAGGTGAACCTGGTTACGGCCGATGTTGAAGCCTTCGGCGGCGAGAATCTCGACGACGTCACGGGCGGCGACCGAACCGTAGAGCTGGCCGGTTTCGCCGGCGGAGCGAACGACGATGAAGGACTTGCCGTCGAGAACGTCGGCGACCTTCTGGGCTTCCGACTTGCGCTCGAGGTTGCGGGCTTCGAGCGTTGCGCGCTCGGATTCGAAGCGGGCCTTGTTGGCGGCGTTGGCGCGCAGCGCCTTGCCGAGCGGCAGCAGGTAGTTACGGGCAAAGCCGTCGCGAACCTTTACGGTTTCGCCCATCTGGCCGAGCTTGGAGATGCGTTCGAGAAGAATGACGTCCATTTTCTTTTCCTTTCGTGTGTCTCAGATTTTCGTATCGGATTGTTTGGGGGCATCGGCATCTTTCGTCGGGGTCAGCGCGATCGCTTTGCGCGTATCGCTGAGACCGAGGACGAGGATGAGGAAAGCGGGCAGCAGCATCAGCATCGATGCCAGGTAGCTGAGGATGAGGGCCGGCAAACGCCAGTCCTTGCCGCGCGTGCGGAAGTGCAGCGAGGCGAAGCCGGAGAGCATGAAGCCGGCGCCGAAAGTGCCGACCACGGTCGCGCCGATCAGCGCCGGAACGCCGCCGAAGAAGCAGGCGGCAAGCCCGGCGAGGAAGATGAAGATCGAGTTGCGGTTCATGCGCAGCGACGAGGGAATGTCCTCGCGCGGGCGAAGGCCGAGGCCGGAGGCGGCGACGATGCGCACCGCAAAATAATAGGCGGCAAACAGCATGGAGACCCACATGCCGCCCTGCACGGCCGGCAGCATCAGCACGATCAGCGATTTGGTCTGCGCGGTCGCTGCCGGGTCGGGCATGAAGTCCGGTTGCTGTTCCTTGACCGATGCGATCAGCAGATCGACGATCTGATCGGTGATCGCAGGCCCGTAGCCGATGATCACGCCGATGACGATGACGGCGAACGTCACCAGGCCACAGAGATGCAGCAGGATATCGGACAGCGGGTACCAGGCAAGCAGATGGTCGGGGCCGCCGAGTTCGGAAGCGGGACGCGCGAGATTGGCGAGATGGCTGAGCCAGCCGGCCGGCAGCAGCGTCACCAGCGTCATGATCAGCGCAAAGGACGGCGACATGACGATCGCGCCGAGTGCTGCAGCCATGACGACAGCCGCGATCGCGGCGGCATTGCCCCAGCCGAGCCCGACGATCAGGATCGGCAGTGCCGAGGCCGTATAGAGAAGCGCGCTGAAAAACGACGGCTGCATGCTCGCTCCCAGCATCAGCAGGAAGGCAGTCAAGCCGGCGAGTCCGCCGATCAGCAGCGTTCTAAGGTTCGGTCGTTTCAAGGTCGCTGTCCTGCTTCATCAAGCAGTTAGAGGATGTTGCTGAATCGAATTCAGAAACGTCTCAACATGGGTTTTAAGAGTTCCGATCCGCGCCCATCGCAGAAGGGAGAAGGGAAGGCACGAATGCCTTCCCTCAGAATTGGTCACGTCAGTGGATCAGGCGACGACGTAGGGCAGCAGGCCGAGGAAACGGGCGCGCTTGATCGCCTGGGCGAGTTCGCGCTGCTTCTTCTGGGAAACGGCCGTGATGCGGGACGGAACGATCTTGCCGCGCTCGGAAATGTAGCGCTGCAGCAGGCGTACGTCCTTGTAATCGATCCGCGGCGCGTTGGCGCCGGAGAACGGGCAGGTCTTGCGGCGGCGATGGAACGGGCGGCGGACCGGAGCGGAGGAAGTTTCAGACATATCTCAGATCTCCCTTATGCACGGTCTTCGCGCGGACGGCGCGGACGGTCTTCACGGTCGCCGAAGCCACCTTCACGCGGCGGACGCGGGCCACGGTCACGATCGCCGAAGCCGCCTTCACGCGGGCCACGGCCGCCTTCACGCGGACGGTCGTCGCGGTCGCGCTTCTGCATCATGGCAGACGGACCTTCTTCATGCTTCTCGACGGCGATCGTCATGTAGCGAAGAACGTCTTCGCTGATGCGCATCTGACGTTCCATTTCCTGGACGGCAGCAGCCGGTGCGTCGATATCCATCAGGGCGTAGTGCGCCTTGCGGTTCTTCTTGATGCGGTAGGTGAGGGACTTGAGGCCCCAGTTCTCGATACGCCCGACTTTACCGCCGTTAGCTTCGATCACGCCCTTGTACTGTTCTACGAGGGCATCGACCTGCTGAGCGGAAATATCCTGCCGGGCAAGGAATACATGTTCATAAAGAGCCATGACAGCTTTGCCTTTCTTGCGTTTGGTTCAACCCGATATTCGGCGGCTAAGCCTCAACGACTGCTCCTGATTGGGCGGACCCAGGCAAGAAAGCGTTTTCCGAGACGGTCGAGAGCGGAGACACGGGAGGCTGGAACGCTTCCGTTCCGAACGATTTCCAAGGAAACCGGCCCTCCGTTCAGCCACCAGCCAGAAGACCGGGTTAACGAACAGGGCGGCTTATACGGATTTTTCGGGCAAAGGCAAGCGCAATCGGACGCCGGAAACCGGATGTAAACCGGTGGCCGGCGTCGGGTATGCTCTAAAGGAACGGAATTACAGTGTCAGCGGATACTGCCGGTGCACCTTGGCGATCTCCGCCAGCATCTCGCCCGAAAGCGTCAGGTCGGCCGCGCCGATATCGATTTTCAGCTGCTCCAGCGAGGTGGCGCCGATGATGGCCGAGGCCATGAAGGGCCTGGAGAGGCAGAAGGCGAGCGCCATTGCTGCCGGGTCGAGGCCGTATTTGCGGGCGATCGCCAGATAGGCCTTGGTTGCCGGCTCCTGCAATGGCTGCAGGCGGCCGCCGATATCGTGGTTGATCGAACCGCGCGACCCCTTCGGCCTGCCGCCATCGACATATTTTCCCGTGAGGATACCGCCGGCGAGCGGCGAATAGGCGAGCAGCCCGACATCCTCGTGATGCGAGAGTTCGGCGAGGTCGAGGTCGAAATGGCGGTAAAGCAGATTATATTCGTTCTGGACGCTGGCTACGCGCGGCAGGCCCTTCTGCTCGGCAAGCGTCAGATATTTCTGGATACCCCAGGTGGTTTCGTTGGAAAGGCCGATCGCCCGGACCTTGCCTTCCTTCACCAGCGCGCCGAGGGTCTCCAGGATGTCGAGCATGTTGGCGGCGGCCTTGTCGCGATCCTGATTGAACGGATTGTAGCTCCAGTTCTGGCGGAAATGGAAATGGCCGCGGTTCGGCCAGTGGACCTGGTAGAGATCGATATAATCGGTCTTCAGCCGCGTGAGGCTGGCTTCGAGCGCCAGGCGGATATTCTTTGCGTCGGCGCCTTCGCCGCCGCGTATATAGTCGCGACCGCGGCCGGCGACCTTGGTGGCGAGCACGATATCTCCACGCTTGCCGGATTTGCCGAACCAGCTGCCGATATAGTCTTCGGTCCAGCCCTGCGTTTCGGGCGAAAGCGGGGTGGTCGGGTAGAGTTCGGCGGTATCGAAGAAGTTGACGCCCTTTTCGACGGCGTAATCCATCTGCGCATGCGCGTCGGTTTCGCTGTTCTGCGAGCCCCAGGTCATGGTGCCAAGGCAGATTTCTGAAACGGAAATGTCGGTACGGCCGAGTGAATTGTACTTCATGAGAAAACCTTGGGAGAGAGCTGAAGCCTTGGGAGAGCCTGCGCAAATCTAGGCTCGATTTGGCAGAGCGCAAGAGCAAAAACCTGGCTTTTGCACGCGTGCGAAAGGCTTTGCGGAGAGTCGACCGCCACTTGACTCTGCCGGAAAGAATGTCAATTGGAGGCAAAACAGCCTCAAGGGGCGCAATCAGGGGCAAGAGCCAGGGACATGAGCATGACCATCGCTTTCACTTTTCCCGGTCAGGGCAGTCAGGCCGTCGGCATGGGCAAGGACTTGGCCGAGAATTTCGCCGAGGCCCGTGCCGTTTTCGACGAGGTCGATGAGGCGCTCGGTGAAAAGCTTTCGGACGTCATGTTCAACGGTCCCGAGGATACGTTGACTCTGACGGCGAATGCCCAGCCGGCGCTGATGGCCGTCTCGATCGCCGTCGTCCGTGTTCTCGAAGCCAAGGGCCTGGATCTGAAGTCCAGGGTCGCCTACGTCGCCGGTCACTCGCTCGGCGAATATTCCGCACTATGCGCCGCCGGCACATTTTCGCTCGCCGATACGGCGCGGCTGCTGCGTATTCGCGGCAATGCCATGCAGGCGGCTGTGCCCGTCGGCGTCGGCGCCATGGCCGCGATCATCGGCCTCGAACATGCCGATGTCGTTGCCGTCTGCGCGGAAGCGGCCGCTACCGGCGCCTGCCAGATCGCCAACGACAATGGCGGCGGCCAGATCGTCATCTCGGGCGAGAAGGCAGCCGTCGAAAAGGCCGCCGGTCTTGCGACCGACAAGGGCGCCAAGCGCGCCATCCTGCTGCCGGTCTCTGCTCCCTTCCATTCGAAGCTGATGGCGCCTGCGGCGGAAGCCATGCGCGCGGCGCTGGCAACGGTTGCCAAATCCAATCCCGTCGTGCCCCTGATCGCCAATGTCCGCGCGGCCCCGGTGACTGATGCCGACGAGATCGCCGGCCTCCTGGTCGAGCAGGTGACCGGTCAGGTCCGCTGGCGCGAGACGGTGGAATGGTTCGCCGGCAATGGCGTGACGACGCTTTATGAACTCGGTTCCGGCAAGGTGCTGACCGGCCTTGCCCGGCGCATCGACAAGACGATCAACGGCATCTCCGTCAACGGTCCGGCGGATATCGATGCGACTGTTGCCGCCCTCATGGCCTGATTGCTATCTCCAGATATAAGGAACGCTTCCATGCTCGATCTTTCCGGCCGCAAGGCTCTCGTCACTGGCGCATCGGGCGGTATCGGCGAAGAAATCGCCCGCCTTCTTCATAAACAGGGCGCCATTGTCGGCCTGCACGGCACCCGTGTCGAGAAGCTGGAAGCGCTGGCGGCTGAACTCGGCGAGCGCGTCAAGATTTTCCCGGCAAACCTCTCCGACCGCGATGAGGTCAAGGCGCTCGGCCAGAAGGCCGAAGCCGAACTCGAGGGTGTCGATATCCTCGTCAACAATGCCGGCATCACCCGCGACGGCCTGTTCGTGCGCATGAGCGACGAGGATTGGGACGCGGTTCTCGAAGTGAACCTGACGTCGACCTTCCGCCTGACGCGCGAATTGACGCATCCGATGATGCGCCGCCGCTATGGCCGCATCATCAACATCACCTCCGTCGTCGGCGTCACCGGCAATCCGGGCCAGGCCAATTACTGCGCCTCCAAGGCCGGCATGATCGGCTTCACCAAGTCGCTCGCGCAGGAAATCGCCACCCGCAACGTGACGGTCAACTGCGTGGCGCCCGGCTTCATCGAAAGCGCCATGACCGGCAAGCTGAACGACAAGCAGAAGGAAGCGATCATGGGGGCGATCCCGATGAAGCGCATGGGCACCGGCGGCGAGGTTGCTTCGGCGGTCGCTTATCTCGCATCCTCCGAGGCTGCCTATATGACGGGCCAGACGCTGCACGTAAACGGCGGCATGGCGATGATCTGAAACGACAAACCGCTGGCATGGGGATATTTCCGCCAATAGCATGTTGAGCAATCACGAACCGTTGATTTTCTGGCTTTGCGGCAGGCATAAAGCATGTTAAGCGGGCCAATGACTGTTAGCAGTCGTCCCGAGAAAGCAGACGGACCGGCGGGCTTTTCGCAAGCCTGGGACCCCTCTGAAGCCGGGTAAACGAGTTTGCCGAGGATGTCTGAAAGCATCGCAGGCTGAAACAGGGTAGGGGTGCCGCAACGGCATTCCGATCAGGACATAAGGTCGAGGAAACCGACATGAGCGATATCGCAGAACGCGTAAAGAAAATTGTTATTGATCATCTTGGCGTCGATGCCGACAAGGTTGTCGAGAGCGCCAGCTTTATCGACGATCTGGGCGCTGACTCGCTCGACACGGTCGAACTGGTCATGGCTTTCGAAGAAGAATTCGGCGTTGAAATTCCTGACGACGCTGCCGACTCGATCCTGACGGTCGGCGATGCCGTAAAGTTTATCGAGAAGGCCCAGGCCTGATCCTGTGATTTTGAGAAAGGGCGGGCCAGGAGTCCGCCCTTTTCTTTTCGGCATATTTCTCCATAGAACATAAGAGACGGGGGGAAGCACGCGATGAGACGTGTCGTCATCACAGGTACCGGCATGGTGTCACCCTTGGGATGCGGAACCGAGGTGACGTGGTCCCGGCTGCTTGCCGGCCAGAACGGCGCCCGCCTCGTCACCGAATTCGAGGTCGACGACCTTCCCGCCAAGATCGCCTGCCGTATTCCGATCGGCGACGGCACCGACGGCACCTTCAATGTCGATCAGTGGATGGAGCCGAAAGAGCAGCGCAAGGTCGACCCCTTCATCATCTACGGCATGGCCGCCGCCGACATGGCGCTCGCCGATGCCGGCTGGCATCCCGAGACCGATGAGGACCAGATCGCCACCGGCGTGCTGATCGGCTCCGGTATCGGCGGCATCGAAGGCATCGTCGAGGCGGGCTACACCCTGCGCGACAAGGGCCCGCGCCGCATCTCCCCCTTCTTCATTCCCGGCCGCCTGATCAATCTCGTCTCCGGCCAGGTCTCCATCCGCCACAAGCTGCGCGGACCCAATCATTCGGTCGTCACCGCCTGCTCGACAGGCGCGCATGCGATCGGCGATGCCGCGCGGCTGATCGCGCTGGGTGATGCCGACGTCATGGTCGCCGGCGGCACGGAATCTCCCGTCAGCCGCATTTCGCTGGCAGGTTTTGCCGCCTGCAAGGCACTGTCGACCCAGCACAATGACGACCCGCAGAAGGCTTCGCGCCCCTATGACCGCGACCGCGACGGCTTCGTCATGGGCGAGGGCGCCGGCATCGTCGTGCTCGAGGAACTGGAACACGCCAAGGCCCGCGGCGCCAAGATATATGCGGAAATCGTCGGCTACGGCCTGTCGGGCGACGCCTATCACATCACCGCGCCCTCCGAAGACGGCGAGGGCGCCGGCCGCTGTATGGCGATGGCGCTGAAGCGCGCCGGGCTGACGCCGGCCGATATCGATTACATCAACGCCCACGGTACCTCGACCATGGCCGACACGATCGAACTCGGCGCTGTCGAGCGGCTGGTGGGCAATGCGGCGTCGAAGATCTCCATGTCTTCGACCAAGTCGGCGACCGGACATCTTCTCGGTGCTGCCGGTGCGATCGAGGCGATCTTCACCACGCTCGCCATCCGCGACAATGTCGCGCCGCCGACGCTCAATCTCGACAATCCCGAACGCGAGACGGCGATCGATCTTGTTCCGCACAAGGCGCGTGAGCGAGAAATCAATGTGGCGCTGTCCAACTCGTTCGGGTTCGGCGGCACGAACGCGTCGCTCCTCCTGCGCCGCT contains:
- a CDS encoding acyl carrier protein; this translates as MSDIAERVKKIVIDHLGVDADKVVESASFIDDLGADSLDTVELVMAFEEEFGVEIPDDAADSILTVGDAVKFIEKAQA
- the rpsF gene encoding 30S ribosomal protein S6; the protein is MALYEHVFLARQDISAQQVDALVEQYKGVIEANGGKVGRIENWGLKSLTYRIKKNRKAHYALMDIDAPAAAVQEMERQMRISEDVLRYMTIAVEKHEEGPSAMMQKRDRDDRPREGGRGPREGGFGDRDRGPRPPREGGFGDREDRPRRPREDRA
- the fabF gene encoding beta-ketoacyl-ACP synthase II — its product is MRRVVITGTGMVSPLGCGTEVTWSRLLAGQNGARLVTEFEVDDLPAKIACRIPIGDGTDGTFNVDQWMEPKEQRKVDPFIIYGMAAADMALADAGWHPETDEDQIATGVLIGSGIGGIEGIVEAGYTLRDKGPRRISPFFIPGRLINLVSGQVSIRHKLRGPNHSVVTACSTGAHAIGDAARLIALGDADVMVAGGTESPVSRISLAGFAACKALSTQHNDDPQKASRPYDRDRDGFVMGEGAGIVVLEELEHAKARGAKIYAEIVGYGLSGDAYHITAPSEDGEGAGRCMAMALKRAGLTPADIDYINAHGTSTMADTIELGAVERLVGNAASKISMSSTKSATGHLLGAAGAIEAIFTTLAIRDNVAPPTLNLDNPERETAIDLVPHKAREREINVALSNSFGFGGTNASLLLRRYAQ
- a CDS encoding aldo/keto reductase, with amino-acid sequence MKYNSLGRTDISVSEICLGTMTWGSQNSETDAHAQMDYAVEKGVNFFDTAELYPTTPLSPETQGWTEDYIGSWFGKSGKRGDIVLATKVAGRGRDYIRGGEGADAKNIRLALEASLTRLKTDYIDLYQVHWPNRGHFHFRQNWSYNPFNQDRDKAAANMLDILETLGALVKEGKVRAIGLSNETTWGIQKYLTLAEQKGLPRVASVQNEYNLLYRHFDLDLAELSHHEDVGLLAYSPLAGGILTGKYVDGGRPKGSRGSINHDIGGRLQPLQEPATKAYLAIARKYGLDPAAMALAFCLSRPFMASAIIGATSLEQLKIDIGAADLTLSGEMLAEIAKVHRQYPLTL
- the rpsR gene encoding 30S ribosomal protein S18, whose protein sequence is MSETSSAPVRRPFHRRRKTCPFSGANAPRIDYKDVRLLQRYISERGKIVPSRITAVSQKKQRELAQAIKRARFLGLLPYVVA
- the fabD gene encoding ACP S-malonyltransferase — translated: MTIAFTFPGQGSQAVGMGKDLAENFAEARAVFDEVDEALGEKLSDVMFNGPEDTLTLTANAQPALMAVSIAVVRVLEAKGLDLKSRVAYVAGHSLGEYSALCAAGTFSLADTARLLRIRGNAMQAAVPVGVGAMAAIIGLEHADVVAVCAEAAATGACQIANDNGGGQIVISGEKAAVEKAAGLATDKGAKRAILLPVSAPFHSKLMAPAAEAMRAALATVAKSNPVVPLIANVRAAPVTDADEIAGLLVEQVTGQVRWRETVEWFAGNGVTTLYELGSGKVLTGLARRIDKTINGISVNGPADIDATVAALMA
- the fabG gene encoding 3-oxoacyl-[acyl-carrier-protein] reductase, producing MLDLSGRKALVTGASGGIGEEIARLLHKQGAIVGLHGTRVEKLEALAAELGERVKIFPANLSDRDEVKALGQKAEAELEGVDILVNNAGITRDGLFVRMSDEDWDAVLEVNLTSTFRLTRELTHPMMRRRYGRIINITSVVGVTGNPGQANYCASKAGMIGFTKSLAQEIATRNVTVNCVAPGFIESAMTGKLNDKQKEAIMGAIPMKRMGTGGEVASAVAYLASSEAAYMTGQTLHVNGGMAMI